The nucleotide sequence CCATCTTCGGCACCGCCCGGAGGCGCTGACCGTGCAGGCCCAGGAGCTGATCGAGCACGCCCGTTTCGGGCACGGCTACCTCCTCCAGCTCGGTGGCGCCGTCCCGGCGCACGTCGAGGGCTGGCCGACCCGTCCTGTCGGTGAGGCGGTGCTGCGCACGCACCCGCGCACGGTCGTCCACGCGTCGGCCGGTGCACCGGAGGAGAGCCTCCAGGTCGTCGTCTGCGGGCAGCCGCTCGACGTCGACGCCGGCACGGCCGACGGCGCGGTCGTCGCCGACCGCGTGCTCGCCGCGCTGCGGATCGGTGACGACGCCGTCCTCGAGGCGCTGTCCGCCCTGTCTGGACGCTGGACGGCGTTCCTGCGCAAGGGTTCCCGGCTCGTCGTCTCGCCGGACTCGCACGCCACCCAGCCGGTGTTCTGGTCGGCGCGCCCGCGGCGGGTGCTGCGCAGGCCCGCGCTCGCGATCGGGTCGCACGCGGTGCTCGCGGCCGGGGTCGTCGACGCCGGCCCCGACCACGAAGGCATCGAGCTCTACGAGCGGATCCGCGACTTCCGGCCCAAGGGGACGATCTTCATGCCGGGGCTGAGGACGACGCACGAGGGGGTGCTGCCGGTCTTCCCCAACTGCGTGCTCGACGTCGACCTCGCCGCCCCCGACCGCGCCGTGCACCGCCGCGTGTGGCCGGTGCGCGAGCGGGTGCCCTCGAGCGCCGACGAGGTCTTCCCGCGGTTCGCCGAGCGCTTCGACGCCCTCGCGCGGCTCACCGCGGGCCTCGGCCGGGTCGGCATCAGCCTGACCGCCGGCCTGGACTCGCGCACGACCCTCGTCGGAGCGCGACCGCACCTCGACCCCGAGGACTTCACCTACACCTACCTCAACCCGCGCGACCTGCCGATCAACCCCGGTGTGCAGGAGGACCTCTACGGCGCCAACGAGCTCGCCTTCCGGGCGGGGCTGCGGCACAGGGTGATCCGCTGGCGCAACCCCGGCCCCGAGGACCCCTTCCGGATCGCGCACGAGCAGTCGTTCCCGGGTCTCGCCTCGTCGCTCGGCGCCGCCACCGCGATGTTCCACGACCTCCCGCACGACTTCGTCGAGCTGCAGTCGATCCTCGCCGAGATCGGCACGTACTTCTACGGCGAGGAGCGCCGCGTCGACCCCGAGCCGACGCCCCGCGCGCTCGCGGTCCTCACCTACGGCAAGCCGACCGCCGGCCGCCCGGCGTACGTCGCCGAGTTCGAGCGGCTCGTCGAGTACACCGGCTTCACCGCGGACGCGCTGGCCGGCCACGACTTCCACGACATCACGTACTGGGAGCACCGGATGGCCAAGTGGGCGGCCCGCAAGTTCCAGGAGGGCGACATGGGCCACCGGGTCGCGCTGCCCTTCGCCGACCGCACGCTCATCGAGCTCATGCTCTCGCTGCCCGCGCGCGACCGCTTCGACAAGGTGCTGCTGCACCGCTTCCTCGCGCGGGAACCCGAGCTCGCGGCGGTCTGACGCCGGTCGGCCACCCTCGTCCGGATGGAGCGCAGCCCGGCGGTCAGAGCGCCAGCACGGCTCGCGCGTAGGCGCACTCGAGGTCGGCGTCCTGCACCGAGTGCAGGTCGCCCGGGCCCGTCGCGTAGTCGACCCGCCACCCGGTGGCGGTGCGCACGACCGCCGACAGCCGGTCGCCGAGGAGGCCGCGCAGCTGGTCCTCGCGAGGGAGCCACAGCGCCTGGTCGAGGGTGACCGAGTCGAGCGCCCACTCGGTCGTGCCGTTGAAGCCGAGCAGCGAGCGGCCGCCGTAGGAGCGCACCTCGACGGTGAGGTCGGAGATCCAGAAGACGTCGCCGGTCAGCAGCTCGGCGTCGATGACGAAGCGGTCGCCGGCCGCGGGCTCCCAGAGCACACCGGCCTCGACGAGGTCGCGGGCCAGCTCGACGGTGATCACCGTCCCAGTGTCACCCGCGCGGGCGCCGCACGGTGAGGTCCGTGCAGCGGCATCGGCACCACTGCCCGGCCCGGCGCCGCCTCCCGGCCCCGGGTGGCGCCGGTCGGATGCGGGCGCGGCACCCGGGGCGCCGCGCCCGCCCGGCCCCTCACCCCCGGGGTCGCAGGACCGGCGCCAGGGTGTCGAGGACGGAGGCGTCCTCGATGGTCCCGGGCACGGTCGGCGTCTTCCCGTCGGCGATCTCGCGCATCGTCTTGCGCAGGATCTTCCCCGAGCGCGTCTTCGGCAGCGCGCCGACGACGTCGACCTGCTTGAGGCTCGCCACCGCCCCGACCTCGTCGCGCACGCGCTGCACGAGCTCGCGGCGGATGCGCTCGCCCTCCGCCTCCTCGTCGACGCCGCCCTTGAGGACGACGAGCCCGCGCGGGACCTGGCCCTTGAAGTCGTCCGCGACGCCGATGACCGCGCACTCGGCGACGTCCGGGTGGCCGGCGAGGGCCGCCTCGATCGAACCGGTCGAGAGCCGGTGCCCCGCGACGTTGAGCACGTCGTCGGTGCGCCCCATGACGTGGACGTAGCCGTCCTCGTCGATCATCCCGCCGTCCCCGGTCAGGTAGTAGCCCTCGTAGACCGACAGGTACCCGGCGACGTAGCGCTCGTCGTCGTTCCAGAGCGTCGGGAGCGTGCCGGGCGGCAGCGGCAGCCGGATGGCGATGGCGCCCTCCGTGCCCGCGGGCGCCGGCCGGGCCTGCTCGTCGAGCACCTGCACGTCGTAGCCCGGCACCGGCACCGACGGCGAGCCGGCCTTGAGGGGCATCGGGTCGAGGCCGCGCAGGTTGGCGGCGATGGGCCACCCGGTCTCGGTCTGCCACCAGTTGTCGACGACCGGCACGCCGAGCACCGAGGTCGCCCACTCGTAGGTGTCGGGGTCGAGGCGCTCGCCGGCGAGGAAGACGCACCGCAGCGACGAGAGGTCGTGCTCCTTCGTCAGGGCGCCGGTCGGGTCCTCGCGCTTGATGGCCCGGTACGCGGTGGGGGCGGTGAACATCGCCTTGCACCGGTACTGCTCGACGACGCGCCAGAACGCGCCGGCATCGGGGGTGCCGACCGGCTTGCCCTCGTAGAGAACGGTGGTCGCGCCCGTCAGCAGCGGCGCGTAGACGATGTAGGAGTGGCCGACGACCCAGCCGACGTCGGACGCGGTGAACCAGACGTCGCCGGGGCCGATGTCGTAGACGTTCTCCATCGACCAGCGCAGCGCGACGGCGTGGCCGCCGTTGTCGCGGACGATGCCCTTGGGGCGCCCGGTCGTGCCGGAGGTGTAGAGGATGTAGAGGGGGTCGGTCGCCTCGACGTCGACGCACCCGACGGGCTCGGCGTCGGCGACGACCTCGTCCCAGGTCATCTCCTCCCAGTCGGTGTCGCGGACGCCCACCTGGGCCGGCGCCTGCTCGCGCTGCAGGACGATGACGGACTCGGGCTTGTGGCTGCTGCGGTCGAGGGCGCCGTCGAGCATCGGCTTGTACTCGACGACCCTGCTCGGCTCGATGCCGCACGAGGCCGAGACGACGACCTTGGGCTGCGCGTCCTCGAGCCGGGCGGCGAGCTCGGCCGGGGCGAAGCCGCCGAAGACGACCGAGTGGACCGCGCCGAGGCGGGCGCAGGCGAGCATCGCGACGACGGCCTCGGGGACCATCGGCATGTAGACGACGACGCGGTCGCCCTGCTCGACGCCGAGCGAGGCGAGGGCGCCGGCGAAGCGCGCGACCCGGTCGAGGAGCTCGGCGTAGGTGTACGTCGCGCGCGTGCCGGTGACGGGGGAGTCGTAGTGCAGCGCGGCCTGGTCGCCGCGGCCGTCGCGCACGTGGCGGTCGAGCGCGTTGAAGCAGGTGTTGAGCCGGCCGCCGCGGAACCACCGGTAGAACGGCGGGTTCGAGTCGTCGAGGACGGTCGTCGGCGGGGTGCTCCACTCGATGGCCCGCGCCGCCTCGCTCCAGAACGCGGTGGGGTCGGAGATCGACTGCTCGTGGGCCGCTCGGTAGGCGCCGGTGCTCATGGGTCCATCCTCGGCCCGTCGCGCGCGCTCCGTCCACGCCTCGTGACGCATCACTCCGTGGGCGGCCGGGACGCGGCGACGAGCGGCCGGCCCCGGCGCGCCGGACGGCCGGGCACGAGGGCGACCTCGGGGTTCGTGGGCTCCCGGGCGGGCGCCGTACCCTGTCACCCGGCGATCCGGGTGACGCGAGAGAGGACGGGGATGGGCCGAGGTGCACGCACGCTCGTGCTGCTCGTGACCCTCCTCGCGGGGCTGGCCCTCCTGCTGGGGCGCCAGCCCGAGTACCGAGCGACGGCCACGGCCGGGGCGGTCGACGCCGGCGCCGCCCAGCGCGTCGCCGAGCGCGCCGAGGCCCCCGGCTTCCGGACGCAGGTCGCGACGGCCCTGTCCGCCGACCCCGCCTCGGCCATCCCGCCCCTGAGCGCCGCCGTCGACGGGCAGCGGGTCCTCGTCACGGCCCGCGACGTCGACCCCGAGCGGGCGCGCGACACCGTCGACACCGCGGTCCTCCTCCTCGACCGCGGCAGCACCGCCGACCTCGTCGAGCGCACCCGCACCGCCACGCCGCCCACGTCACCCGAGGGGCGCCCCTCGCTGCTCCTGCTCGCGCTCGTCGCTGCCGCCGCGCTCGTCGTGGCCCTCGCGGGCTCGCTCGCCGCCCGCCTCGTCCGGGGGCGCCGGTGAGCGGCCACCGGGGCTTCCGCGCCGACATCCAGGGCCTGCGCGCCGTCGCGGTCCTCACCGTCGTCCTCTGGCACGCCCACCCCGCGCTCGTCCCGGGCGGCTTCGTCGGGGTCGACGTCTTCTTCGTCATCTCCGGCTTCCTCATGACCGGGGTGCTCCTCACCCAGATCGAGCGCGACGGGCGGGTCGACCTCGGCACGTTCTACGCCCGGCGCGCCCGCCGGCTGCTGCCCGCCGCCGTCGCCGCGCTGCTCGGGGCGGTGGCCGTCACCGTCGCGGTCGTCCCGTCGACGCAGTGGGTCGCCATCGGCAAGGACGTCGTCGCGAGCGCGCTCTACGTCGTCAACTGGAGGATGGCCGCGAGCTCGGTCGACTACCTCGCCCACGAGGGGCTGCCGAGCCCGGTGCAGCACTACTGGTCGCTCTCGGTCGAGGAGCAGTACTACCTCGTCTGGCCGGTGCTGCTCGGGCTGCTGGCGCTGCTGGCCAAGCGGCTCGGCGGGAGCCTGCGCCGGTGGGCGCTCGTCGGCCTCGTCGCGGCGGGGGGTCTCTCGCTCGCGGCGTCCGTCGTCCTCACGGCGTCGGAGCCCGCGCAGGCGTACTTCGTCACGTGGACCCGCGTCTGGGAGCTCGCGCTCGGCGGTCTCGTCGCCGTCGGGGTCCGGCGCTGGCCGCGGATGCCGCGCGTCCTCGCCCTCGGGCTCGGGTGGGCCGGGCTCGCCGTCGTCCTGCTCTCGGCGGCGCTCATCACGGCCGAGACGCCCTTCCCCGGGGTCGCCGCCCTCGCCCCGACCCTCGGCACCGCCGCGGTGCTCGTCGCCGGGCCGGCCGCCGGGGCGCGGGGGCCCGTCCTGCTCCTGTCCCCGCGGCCCGTCCAGCTCGTCGGCGACATCTCGTACAGCCTCTACCTGTGGCACTGGCCCTTCGTCGTCGCCGTCATGGCGGTCACCGGCCAGGGCACGCCGCCGGTGTGGCTCGGGCTCGCGGCGGTCACGGCCTCGGCGGTGCCGGCGTGGCTGTCCTACCGCTACGTCGAGGAGCCCTTCCGGGTCGCGGGCCAGCACCTGCCGGCGCCCGAGCGGCGCCGCAGCGCCCTGTGGGCCGGGGCGCAGCTGTCCCTGGCCGGGGCGGTCCTCGGCGTCGTCCTCGCGCTGGCCGTCTGGCCGCCGTCGGTGCCGGACGAGGTCGGGGCCCGCACCGTGCCCGCGGCGGTCCTCGCGGCCCGGGGGCCGTCCGGGGCCCAGCTCCTCGGCGAGGACCCGGCGACCTCGCCCGCGGGGCGTCCGGTCGACGACCCGGGGCCGGTGCAGCCCGCGGTCGACCAGGTCGCCACCGACGTCCACACCGCCCTGCCGAGGGACCCGTGCTCGGCCGACCTCGTCGGGTCGGCGCTCGTCCCCTGCCCGCTGGGCGACCCGCAGGGCGAGAAGACGGTCCTGGTCGTCGGGGACTCGCACGCCGCGCAGTGGGCGGCGGCCTACGACGTGGCCGGGCGCGAGCGCGGCTGGCGGGTGGTCGTCCTCTCCAAGAGCTCGTGCCCGCCGGTGCTCGGCTACACGCTCCCGAACGCCGGCGCCGGCGGCTACACCTCGTGCGCGACCTTCAACGAGAACACCCAGGCCGAGGTCGCCAGGGTGGAGCCGGACCTCGTGCTGCTCTCGTGGGCGCGCTACACGAACGAGGTCGACCAGGCCCGCTTCCTCGCGGGGGTCGAGCGCGCGGCGGACGGCTTCGCGGAGCACGCCGGCGCCGTGGCCGTCATCCGCGACACCCCCCGGCCGGGACGCAACATGGCCGACTGCCTCGTGCAGCACCCCGGGCGGTTCACCGAGTGCGCCTTCCCGCGCAGCGAGGGCCTGGCCCGCATCGGCACCGGGATGACGGAGCTGCTCGCGGCCCGGCCGCGTCTGGGCTCGATCGACCTGACGGACCGGATCTGCCCGCAGGCCACGTGCGCGCCGGTCATCGGCGGGGTCGTCGTCTACCGCGACAGCAACCACCTGACCGACTCCTACGTGCGCACGCTGACGCCGTACCTCGAGGCGGCGATGGCCCGGCTGCTCGAGGCGGAGCCCGCGGGCTGACCCGCGGGCGGCCGGACGAGGTCAGCCCCAGGCCTGGGCGCGGGTGAGGCAGAAGGGGTGGCCGCTGGGGTCGAGGACGACCCGCCAGGTCTCGCCGGGCTGCTCGTCGGGCAGCGTCCCGCCGAGGCCGACGATCTCCTGCGCGGCGGCGTCGAGATCGTCGACCGCGAGATCGAGGTGGAACTGCTTGCTGCCGTGGGCGTTGGGCCAGCCCGGAGCCTCGTACCCCTCGACGAGGCCGAACCCGAGCGCGAGCCCGTCGGGGCTCGTGAGCATCCCGTACTCGTCCTGCGCGTGGGCGACCTCCCAGCCGAGCACGGCGTGCCAGAACGCGACGTCGCGGCGGACGTCGGAGCTGTCGAGCGTGACCATCTTGAGGGCGGCGGTGGCCATGGGGTGTCCTCTCGTCGGGAGCGGGTCGGTGTCGGCCACGATGCCTACGCTGGCCGCGTGGCGGATAGGACGAACGCGACGGCGACGAGTGGCGGCGTGCTGCGCCCCGACGCGCTCGCGCGGCACGTCGCGCTCGACCGCCGGCCGGCCGGGGACGCGGTCGCCCCGTGGGTCGAGAACCACTGGCGCCTCGCCTGGGACCTCCCGCCGGGCCGCTCGTACGCGAGCGAGGTCCTGCCGCACCCGACCTGCTCGCTGACCCTCGAGGTCGCGACGCACCCGCGGGAGGGGATGCCACCGGGGGACCGGGTCGTCGTCACGGGCGTCTGCACGCGGCGGTTCGACGTCGACGTGCGGGGGAGCGGGCTCGTGCTGGGGGTGCGCTTCCGCCCGGGCGGGCTCGCCGCGCTGACCGGCGCCGACGCCTCGACCTGGTCGGACCGCACCGTGCCGGCGCGCTCGGTGCTGCCCGCCCCGCTCGTCGACCGGCTCGCCGACCCCGACCTCGCGCGGGACCCGGCCGCCTGGGAGGCGGCGGTCGAGGCCGGGCTGGCGGCGCTCGACCCGGGCCCGGACGAGCGCTACGACGAGGTGCTCGCCGTCGTCGCGACGATGCTCGCCGACCCCGCGCTGCTCACGGTCGGGGAGGTCGCGCAGCGGCACGGCTGCAGCCCGCGCCGGCTCCAGCGCCTCTTCGCGCGGTACGTGGGGGTCGGGCCCAAGTGGGTCCTGGCCCGCTACCGGATGCACGACGTCGTCGCCGCCCTCGACGCCGGTTACGACGGCACGCTGACCGACCTCGCCGTGCACCACGGCTGGTACGACCAGGCGCACTTCACCCGCGACTTCACGGCGCTCGTCGGCGTGACCCCCGGGCGCTACCGCGACGCCCGCGGCTGAGCCCCCGCCCACGACCGGTCGCTCCCGTTGCCGGATGCTCGATGTGTGACTAAGTTTCATCGCGTCCCACAATGACGTGAACAAGTTACGCACCGGAGGTTCCCCGTGCCCTCGACGCCCACCCGCCGCACCGCCCTCACCGCCTCGATGGCGCTCGCGCTCGCCGGCGCCGCCGCGCCCGCCGCCTCGGCCGGAGGCCACCGCCCGGGTCACCCCCGCCCCGGACGCCACCACGGCTGGGTGACCTCGACCATGGCGCGGATGACGCTGCACGAGAAGGTCGGCCAGCTCTTCGTCCAGCAGGTCTACGGCAGCGTGGCCGACGCCCCGGACGAGCGCAACGTGCCGCTCTACGGCGTCGCGAAGCCGTCCGAGGTCGTCCAGAAGTACGCGCTCGGCGGTGTCATCTACTTCGCGTGGACCGACAGCGTCAAGGACCCCGACCAGATCACCGCCCTGAGCAACGGCCTCCAGAAGGCCGCGATGACCCGACGGACGAAGGCGCGCATCCCGCTGGCCGTCGGCGTCGACCAGGAGCAGGGCGTCGTCACCCGCATCGGCCCGCCCGCCACCCAGTTCCCCGGCTCGATGGCCCTCGGCGCCGGGCGCAGCACGAGGGACGCCCGCACCGCGGCCGCGATCACCGGCGAGGAGCTGCGGGCGATGGGCATCACGACGAACTACGCCCCGGACGCCGACACCAACGTCAACCCGCTCAACCCGGTCATCGGCACGCGGTCCTTCTCGTCCGACCCGGCGCTCGCGTCCGAGATGGTCGCCGCCCAGGTCACCGGCTACCAGCGTGACGGGCGCGTCATGGCGGCCGCCAAGCACTTCCCGGGCCACGGCGACACCGCCACCGACAGCCACGTCGCCTTCCCGGTCATCACCCACACGCGGCAGCAGTGGGAGGAGATCGACGCCCCGCCGTTCCGGGCCGCGATCGCCGCCGGCATCGACATGGTGATGACCGCGCACCTCTCCTTCCCGGCGCTCGACGACTCCGGCGACCCCGCGACGCTGAGCCGCCCCATCCTCACCGGCCTGCTGCGCGAGGAGCTCGGCTACGAGGGCGTCATCATCACCGACTCCCTCGAGATGCAGGGGGTGCGCGACCGGTACGGCGACGAGGAGGTCGCGGTGCGCGCGCTCGCCGCCGGCGCCGACCAGCTGCTCATGAGCCCGGCCCTCCCCGCGGCCTTCGAGGCCGTCGTCGCCGCCGTCGAGTCCGGCCGGATCAGCCGCCGTGACCTCGACGCCAAGGTCCGCCGCGTCCTCACCCTCAAGGCCGAGCGCGGCGTCGTCGACCAGCCCTGGGCCGACCCGAAGCGCGTCGACCGCGTCGTCGGCACGCCCGAGCACCTCGCGGCCGCCGCCGCCGTCACGAACCGCACGACCACCCTCGTCCGCAACGACGACGGCGTCCTGCCGATGGCGGTGCGCGGCAAGGACCTCCTCGTCACCGGGTACGGCGACACGACGACGCGCACCCTGGCGGCCGGCCTCGACGCGCAGGGGGCGAGGAGCACCGTGCTCGTCACCGGCAGCGCGCCGACCGACGCCCAGGTCGCGGCGGCCGTGGCGGCCGCCGCCGGGCGCGACGCGGTCGTCGTCACGACGATGAAGGCCTGGGACTCGGCCGTGACCGACAAGAACCGCGGCCAGCAGAAGCTCGTCGCCGCCCTCCGCTCCACCGGCGTCCCGGTCGTCGTCGTCGCCACCCGCGACCCCTACGACATCGCCTACCTCGGCGACACCGAGACCTACCTCGCGACGTACAGCTACAGCCCGGTCGCGCTCGAGGCCGCGGCCCGGGTCATCGCCGGCGCCGTCGCCCCCACGGGGAAGCTGCCGGTCGACATCCCCGTCGCCGGCGACCCCACCACCGTCCTCCACCCCTTCGGCCACGGCCTCGGCTACTGAGACCGCCGACCCCTCGATCAGGAGCAGACCCGATGACCTCCCTGGACCGCCGCACCCTCTTCGCGGCCACCGCCGTCACCGCCGCCGCCACCGCGGTCGGCGCCCCCGTCGCCCACGCCTCGGGCCGCCCCGGCCACGGGTGCGGCGTCACGACCGGCGCCGACCGGGCCGCCGCCGACCGCTGGGCGGTCCTGCGCGGCCGCAAGGTCGGCGTCGTGACCAACCCGACCGGCATCCTCGCCAACCTCCGCAGCGTCGTCGACGAGATGCACGGGAGCGGCCGCGTCGACCTGCGCGCGGTCTTCGGGCCCGAGCACGGCTTCCGCGGCACGGCGCAGGCCGGCGACGCCGAGGCGACGCACACCGACCCCCGCACCGGCGTCACCGTCTACGACGCGTACGGCGCCGGCGCGGACTCGCTCTCGGCGATGGTCCGCGAGGCCGGCGTCGACACGGTGGTCTTCGACATCCAGGACGTCGGCGCCCGGTTCTACACCTACATCTGGACGATGTACACGGCGATGCGGGCCGCCGTCCGCACCGGCTGCTCGTTCGTCGTCCTCGACCGCCCGAACCCGATCGGCGGCACGGCCCGCGGCCCGATGATGACGACCGCCTTCACGACCGGCGTCGGCGCCAAGGAGATCGTCCAGGCCCACGGGATGACCGTCGGCGAGCTCGCCCGCTTCTTCGACGGCGAGTTCCTCGAGGGCGACGAGGGCAAGCGGCTCGGCGACGCGCTCGAGGTCGTCGAGGTCTCCGGCTGGCGGCGCGACACCCTCTTCGCCGGCACCGACCTGCCCTGGGTCATGCCGAGCCCGAACATGCCGACCCCCGACACCGCGCTCGTCTACCCGGGCACCTGCCTGTTCGAGGGGACCAACCTCTCCGAGGGGCGCGGCACGACCCGCCCGTTCGAGCTCGTCGGCGCCCCGTTCGTCGACCACCGCTGGGCCGAGCGGCTGCAGGCCCGCCGGGTCCCGGGCGTCGACTTCCGGGAGGCGTACTTCAACCCGATCCAGAGCAAGCACGTCGGCGTCGTCTGCGGCGGGGTGCAGGTGCACGTCACCGACCCCGAGCGGCTCGACGGCCCACGGCTCGGCGCCGAGATGCTGGTCGCCGCCAGGGCGCTCTACCCCGAGTTCGCCTGGCGCAAGGACGCGTACGACCCGCAGCGCCCCTACTGGGTCGACAAGCTGACCGGCTCGCCGCGCCTGCGCGAGATGGTCGACGCGGGCGCCTCGGCCGACGCCGTCGTCGCCGCGTGGCGCTCCGAGCTGGCCGCCTTCGAACGCCGCCGCCGTCCGTACCTCCTCTACCGCGGGGGCCGCGCGTGAGCCGCCGCGGCTGGGGGGCGGTCGCCGTCGCGGGCGTGCTCGCGGCGTCGGTGGCCACGGCGAGCCCGGTGTCCGCCAACGACTTCGACCGACCCGAGAAGGGGTTCATGCCCGCCAACACCGTCCTGCGCGACCGCGCCCCGGAGCGCGTCGGCCTCGACCCGGCGCCCATCGCCGAGGCCGAGCGGCTCATCGCGTCGCACGAGGAGGCGCCCGCCTCCGGCGGCCACCCGATGTACGCCGGCGCGGTCGGCGTCATGGGCCACGACGGCGCCGTCGTCGCCCGCCACGCCAGCGGCTGGGCCTCGCGCTGGAAGGACGCCACGACCGAGCTCCCGCGCGAGCAGTGGGAGCCGATGCGCGGCGACACCGTCTTCGACCTCGCGTCGGTCAGCAAGCTCTTCACCTCGCTCGCGACCGTGCAGCTCATCGAGGACGGCACCGTCGACCTCGAGGCGCCGGTCGCCCGCTACCTGCCCGAGTTCGGCGTCAACGGCAAGCAGGACGTCACCGTGC is from Arthrobacter sp. NEB 688 and encodes:
- a CDS encoding propionyl-CoA synthetase; amino-acid sequence: MSTGAYRAAHEQSISDPTAFWSEAARAIEWSTPPTTVLDDSNPPFYRWFRGGRLNTCFNALDRHVRDGRGDQAALHYDSPVTGTRATYTYAELLDRVARFAGALASLGVEQGDRVVVYMPMVPEAVVAMLACARLGAVHSVVFGGFAPAELAARLEDAQPKVVVSASCGIEPSRVVEYKPMLDGALDRSSHKPESVIVLQREQAPAQVGVRDTDWEEMTWDEVVADAEPVGCVDVEATDPLYILYTSGTTGRPKGIVRDNGGHAVALRWSMENVYDIGPGDVWFTASDVGWVVGHSYIVYAPLLTGATTVLYEGKPVGTPDAGAFWRVVEQYRCKAMFTAPTAYRAIKREDPTGALTKEHDLSSLRCVFLAGERLDPDTYEWATSVLGVPVVDNWWQTETGWPIAANLRGLDPMPLKAGSPSVPVPGYDVQVLDEQARPAPAGTEGAIAIRLPLPPGTLPTLWNDDERYVAGYLSVYEGYYLTGDGGMIDEDGYVHVMGRTDDVLNVAGHRLSTGSIEAALAGHPDVAECAVIGVADDFKGQVPRGLVVLKGGVDEEAEGERIRRELVQRVRDEVGAVASLKQVDVVGALPKTRSGKILRKTMREIADGKTPTVPGTIEDASVLDTLAPVLRPRG
- a CDS encoding acyltransferase family protein, producing the protein MSGHRGFRADIQGLRAVAVLTVVLWHAHPALVPGGFVGVDVFFVISGFLMTGVLLTQIERDGRVDLGTFYARRARRLLPAAVAALLGAVAVTVAVVPSTQWVAIGKDVVASALYVVNWRMAASSVDYLAHEGLPSPVQHYWSLSVEEQYYLVWPVLLGLLALLAKRLGGSLRRWALVGLVAAGGLSLAASVVLTASEPAQAYFVTWTRVWELALGGLVAVGVRRWPRMPRVLALGLGWAGLAVVLLSAALITAETPFPGVAALAPTLGTAAVLVAGPAAGARGPVLLLSPRPVQLVGDISYSLYLWHWPFVVAVMAVTGQGTPPVWLGLAAVTASAVPAWLSYRYVEEPFRVAGQHLPAPERRRSALWAGAQLSLAGAVLGVVLALAVWPPSVPDEVGARTVPAAVLAARGPSGAQLLGEDPATSPAGRPVDDPGPVQPAVDQVATDVHTALPRDPCSADLVGSALVPCPLGDPQGEKTVLVVGDSHAAQWAAAYDVAGRERGWRVVVLSKSSCPPVLGYTLPNAGAGGYTSCATFNENTQAEVARVEPDLVLLSWARYTNEVDQARFLAGVERAADGFAEHAGAVAVIRDTPRPGRNMADCLVQHPGRFTECAFPRSEGLARIGTGMTELLAARPRLGSIDLTDRICPQATCAPVIGGVVVYRDSNHLTDSYVRTLTPYLEAAMARLLEAEPAG
- a CDS encoding VOC family protein; protein product: MATAALKMVTLDSSDVRRDVAFWHAVLGWEVAHAQDEYGMLTSPDGLALGFGLVEGYEAPGWPNAHGSKQFHLDLAVDDLDAAAQEIVGLGGTLPDEQPGETWRVVLDPSGHPFCLTRAQAWG
- a CDS encoding helix-turn-helix transcriptional regulator, whose product is MADRTNATATSGGVLRPDALARHVALDRRPAGDAVAPWVENHWRLAWDLPPGRSYASEVLPHPTCSLTLEVATHPREGMPPGDRVVVTGVCTRRFDVDVRGSGLVLGVRFRPGGLAALTGADASTWSDRTVPARSVLPAPLVDRLADPDLARDPAAWEAAVEAGLAALDPGPDERYDEVLAVVATMLADPALLTVGEVAQRHGCSPRRLQRLFARYVGVGPKWVLARYRMHDVVAALDAGYDGTLTDLAVHHGWYDQAHFTRDFTALVGVTPGRYRDARG
- a CDS encoding glycoside hydrolase family 3 protein; the encoded protein is MPSTPTRRTALTASMALALAGAAAPAASAGGHRPGHPRPGRHHGWVTSTMARMTLHEKVGQLFVQQVYGSVADAPDERNVPLYGVAKPSEVVQKYALGGVIYFAWTDSVKDPDQITALSNGLQKAAMTRRTKARIPLAVGVDQEQGVVTRIGPPATQFPGSMALGAGRSTRDARTAAAITGEELRAMGITTNYAPDADTNVNPLNPVIGTRSFSSDPALASEMVAAQVTGYQRDGRVMAAAKHFPGHGDTATDSHVAFPVITHTRQQWEEIDAPPFRAAIAAGIDMVMTAHLSFPALDDSGDPATLSRPILTGLLREELGYEGVIITDSLEMQGVRDRYGDEEVAVRALAAGADQLLMSPALPAAFEAVVAAVESGRISRRDLDAKVRRVLTLKAERGVVDQPWADPKRVDRVVGTPEHLAAAAAVTNRTTTLVRNDDGVLPMAVRGKDLLVTGYGDTTTRTLAAGLDAQGARSTVLVTGSAPTDAQVAAAVAAAAGRDAVVVTTMKAWDSAVTDKNRGQQKLVAALRSTGVPVVVVATRDPYDIAYLGDTETYLATYSYSPVALEAAARVIAGAVAPTGKLPVDIPVAGDPTTVLHPFGHGLGY
- a CDS encoding DUF1343 domain-containing protein — encoded protein: MTSLDRRTLFAATAVTAAATAVGAPVAHASGRPGHGCGVTTGADRAAADRWAVLRGRKVGVVTNPTGILANLRSVVDEMHGSGRVDLRAVFGPEHGFRGTAQAGDAEATHTDPRTGVTVYDAYGAGADSLSAMVREAGVDTVVFDIQDVGARFYTYIWTMYTAMRAAVRTGCSFVVLDRPNPIGGTARGPMMTTAFTTGVGAKEIVQAHGMTVGELARFFDGEFLEGDEGKRLGDALEVVEVSGWRRDTLFAGTDLPWVMPSPNMPTPDTALVYPGTCLFEGTNLSEGRGTTRPFELVGAPFVDHRWAERLQARRVPGVDFREAYFNPIQSKHVGVVCGGVQVHVTDPERLDGPRLGAEMLVAARALYPEFAWRKDAYDPQRPYWVDKLTGSPRLREMVDAGASADAVVAAWRSELAAFERRRRPYLLYRGGRA